Part of the Bacillus sp. N1-1 genome, TGATCCATCACCGCGAAGCGTGAGCAGGGCCATTAATCTTTTTTGATCAATTGTAGACAGCGGCATCTCACGAACATGCTGACGATAGCCCACGTAATTTTTTTCATATAAATAACGGCGAAGCACAGCAGCGCGTTCTTCATTTCCAACGATCGATAGAAACAGCTCTTGAATAAAGCCAACGTGTCCAATAGCGATTTGGAAATCTTCAAGGCCAGCTTCTTCTAAAACAGCAGCCATTAACGCAATCACTTCCGCATCAGCACTAGTTGTCCGATCTCCGATTAACTCTACGCCGATTTGTTCAAATTCCGCAGGCTTGCCTCCTTCGTCTTCCTGTGCGCGAAACACATTCGAATCATAGGCAAGGCGAAGTGGAAAAGGCTCGTTCTTAAGACTTGAAGCTGCGACACGAGCAATCGGTGCCGTCATATCTGGTCTTAGGACAAGCGTATTGCCGCGCTGGTCAAGCAGTTTAAAAAGCTGCTGATCAAGAATAGCAGAAGCTTCTCCGACCGTTTCATAGTACTCAAGCGTAGGGGTATTCATAAAACGATAGCCCCACCCTTCCGTTACACGCTGAATCTTTTCTCGAATGCTTGTTTTTAAATCATATAGTACCGGTAGCGTATCGCGCATACCGAGCGGCTTCTCAAATACGAATGGTCTTGTCATTTTGTGCACCTCACGTTTCCTTTAGTTCGCTAACATACTAACAAGATGAAGTTATTTGTAGTTTACACGCCTTTATTTTTTTCGTCAACCAATAAGGGGCATTATTCCCTTTACTCCTTTTCTGTACTCCAATGTGAATTACCTTTATTTTTTAGGTGATCATAAAGAATGATGTCGATTTTTGGGTTTACGTCTCATATTCGTGATCATTTCTCCGTAGATTAGGGTAATCACTATGAAAGAAACTTTCTTTTCCAATTAAGGAAATCTATAATGAGGAAAAGAATAAATGACAAAAAGAGAGGATGTGCCACGTGGTTAATAAAATTTTCTTTTTCCTCGTGATCATCGGAGTTCCCCTATCCGTTGCTGGAAGCCTTCTTCATTGGTCGCAAATTCTAATGTTTGTTGTCTACTGCTTAACCATTGTTTCTCTTGCCGCTTATATGGGAAGAGCAACCGAAAGTCTTGCAGTAATCTCAGGACCGCGGATTGGTGGCTTGCTTAACGCTACCTTTGGAAACGCGGTTGAACTCATCATTTCAATTTTTGCATTAAGAGAAGGTTTAATTGAAATTGTGCTTGCTTCACTAACAGGATCAGTTCTAGGAAACCTGCTCCTTGTCGCTGGTTTGTCATTCTTTGTTGGAGGATTGAAGTTTAAAAGACAAAAATTCAACGTCTATGATGCCAGGCACAACTCCGGACTGTTGATGTTTGGGGTGATCGTGGCCTTTGTTATTCCTGAAGTGTTCTCAATGGACATGAATGACGCAGAAGCAATTTCATTAAGTACCGGCATATCCATCATTCTTATCGTTCTTTACCTTGCTGCACTCTTCTTTAAGCTCGTGACCCATCGAGGTGTCTACCAGCACGTTTCTGATCAAGAAGGTGACGATGGAGGTGGCGCTCACGCTCACGAAGAACCTGAGTGGAGTCGTAAAAAAGCGATGCTAGTGCTAGCTCTGTCGACTGCTGCGGTGGCCTATGTATCAGAAAGTCTTGTGCATACATTTGAAACAGTTGGCGATACATTTGGCTGGAGTGAGTTATTCATCGGGGTGATCATTGTGGCCATTGTAGGAAATGCGGCTGAGCACGCTTCCGCTATCATCATGGCTTATAAAAACAAAATGGATGTGGCAGTTGAAATCGCAGTCGGTTCAACCCTGCAAATCGCCATGTTTGTTGCGCCACTACTCGTCCTTATCTCACTTTTCTTCCCGGTCCAAATGCCACTCGTCTTTACGTTACCTGAGCTT contains:
- a CDS encoding ATP phosphoribosyltransferase regulatory subunit, encoding MTRPFVFEKPLGMRDTLPVLYDLKTSIREKIQRVTEGWGYRFMNTPTLEYYETVGEASAILDQQLFKLLDQRGNTLVLRPDMTAPIARVAASSLKNEPFPLRLAYDSNVFRAQEDEGGKPAEFEQIGVELIGDRTTSADAEVIALMAAVLEEAGLEDFQIAIGHVGFIQELFLSIVGNEERAAVLRRYLYEKNYVGYRQHVREMPLSTIDQKRLMALLTLRGDGSKLEEAIELLPNEAGERVLEELRTLLHTLKAYGVADQVKFDFTLVSHMSYYTGVVFEGYANNLGVPLSNGGRYDELLERFDRPAQATGFGIRLDHLAEALGVTDNERLPNAIIFSPERREEAIQQASERRADGEKVVVQELSGVTNLDAYSERFDDVTYLIGKNGKGM
- the cax gene encoding calcium/proton exchanger; its protein translation is MCHVVNKIFFFLVIIGVPLSVAGSLLHWSQILMFVVYCLTIVSLAAYMGRATESLAVISGPRIGGLLNATFGNAVELIISIFALREGLIEIVLASLTGSVLGNLLLVAGLSFFVGGLKFKRQKFNVYDARHNSGLLMFGVIVAFVIPEVFSMDMNDAEAISLSTGISIILIVLYLAALFFKLVTHRGVYQHVSDQEGDDGGGAHAHEEPEWSRKKAMLVLALSTAAVAYVSESLVHTFETVGDTFGWSELFIGVIIVAIVGNAAEHASAIIMAYKNKMDVAVEIAVGSTLQIAMFVAPLLVLISLFFPVQMPLVFTLPELVTMVTAVLLTIVISNDGETNWFEGATLLAAYLIMGIGFYLL